Proteins encoded by one window of Bacillus sp. DTU_2020_1000418_1_SI_GHA_SEK_038:
- a CDS encoding GNAT family N-acetyltransferase — protein MATEKGLDSIVAMLGDDDLGSKRERYEHPLPNNYIKAFEAITSDPNNELVVACDGKEVIGVQQITFTPYITHQGGWRATIEGARTSASVRGKGVGTELIKWAIQRAEARGCHLVQLTTDKKRPDALRFYERLGFKATHEGLKLKL, from the coding sequence ATGGCTACTGAAAAAGGTTTAGACAGTATTGTTGCAATGCTTGGTGATGATGATTTGGGAAGTAAACGTGAACGTTATGAGCATCCACTTCCCAATAATTACATAAAAGCATTTGAGGCTATTACATCTGACCCTAATAACGAGTTAGTAGTGGCTTGTGACGGTAAAGAAGTGATTGGGGTACAACAAATTACTTTTACGCCTTATATAACACATCAAGGTGGATGGAGAGCTACTATCGAAGGAGCGAGAACATCAGCTTCTGTAAGAGGTAAGGGTGTAGGTACTGAACTTATAAAATGGGCAATTCAACGTGCAGAAGCACGTGGTTGTCATTTAGTACAACTGACAACTGATAAAAAAAGACCAGATGCGTTAAGGTTTTATGAACGGTTAGGTTTTAAAGCAACGCATGAAGGTTTAAAGCTGAAGCTTTAA